The Nocardia vinacea genome contains the following window.
CACCCACCAATACCGACGTTTCGGCACTCGCACCCGGCGGGAGGGTGGTGATGGCCTGCGGTGGTTCGAAGGTCAGCGCACCGGCCCGGTCGGCGAGCACCACCTGCACGCCCAACGGAACATTACCGAGATTCGTGGCCACCACGGTATGCCGCGCGGGTTTGCGCCCGCGACTGGATTCCGGTTGCAGCGCCGCCTTCAACTCGGTGAACGAGCCGATGGTCACCGTGCCGGAGACCTTGTCCTCGACCCTGGCGTTTACCCGCGATCGCGCGCCGACCACGAATGGCGCGCGCCCGGCCCGCACCCCGGCATCGCGTGGTGGTGCGAACCGAAGCACCGCGGTGACCTTCGCATCCGGATATACGCTGAGCACAGCGGGTTCCAGATATGCGAACGGTCGCAGCGGACCGGCGACGCCGAGCTCGAACTCCTCCACCCGGGTGCCGGTGTTGTGCACGGTCACCGTGCTGACCACGGCCGCGCCCGGATCGACGCTCAACTCGGTCGGGTCCATGGTCACCCGGACCCCGAAGCGCTGTGGGCTCGACGGTGTCGCCGGACCGTTCGGTTGCCGAGGCGGCCCGGGGAAGACCCCGACCGTCTCGGCGCGCGTCGGGGTCGGCGGCTTTGCCGCCGGATCCGAGAACGCCGTCGTCGCCCAACCCAGGTACGTGCGGCACTGCGGATTCACGCAGAATTCGGCATTCTCGGAGTTGGGCTGTCCGCAGTTCGAACATTCGCGCACGGCCGATCTCCTTCCGTCACGTGAGTCGAGTATGCGCGGCAGCGACGCCGCCGACAGTCGACCGGCGTGACGGCGAAAGGGCAGCCAATACTGCCCGATCGGGCAATCCGCACTAGCGCAGAGCTTCGTGGTATTCGCCGAATTCCGTTGCCAGGGTGAGTCTTCCGAGCTTGCGGTACTCCCGGTGCACACCGGTGACGAGGTCTGCGGTGCGTAGTTCCCTTCCGGCCTCCGCGGCCGAATAGGCGGCGGTGACGACGGCCGAGCGGATATTGCCGCCGGACAATTCGAAACCGCGGGCGCAGAAATCCAGGTCGAGATCTGCGGCCCGGGGAATCCTGGTGCCGATGCAGCGCTCCCACAGGCTGCGCCGCGCGCTCTCGTCGGGCAGCGTGTAATTCACCACGACATCGAGGCGCCGAGTGAAGGCGTCGTCCAGATTCGCCCGCAGATTCGTCGCGAGAATGGCCAGTCCGTCGAAGGATTCCAAGCGCTGCAGCAGATAGGCGCTTTCGATATTCGCGTATCGGTCGTGTGAGTCGCGGACCTCGGTGCGACGGCCGAACAGGGCATCCGCCTCGTCGAACAGCAGCACCGCGTTCACACCCGCCGCCGCGACGAAGATGCGCTCCAGATTCTTCTCGGTCTCGCCGATGTACTTGTCGACCACCGTCGCGAGATTCACGGTGTAGAGGTCGAGTCCGAGATCCGCGGCGATCACCTCCGCTGACATCGTCTTGCCGGTGCCGGAGTCGCCCGCGAACAGCGCCGTGACGCCGCGGCCACGTCCGCCGCCCGGCCGCATCCGCCACTCGTCGAGCACTAGCGCGCGCTGCCTGGCGCGCAACGCCACCTCGCGCAGTTGGTCGAGCACCGGCGCGGGCAGCACCAGATCCGACCAGCCGACGCCGGGTTCGATCCGGCGGGCCAGGTGCTCGAGGCCCGCGCCGTTCTGAGCGCGGGCACCGCGGCGCAGATCCGCCGCGGAGACCGGCCGCCCGGAAAGTTCGGCATACGCGGCGGCTGCGGCGGCGGCCCGCGCGACTTGTTCGGGGGTCAGCACGAATTGCATGGTCGCGCCCGCTGGGTCGAGTTCGTCGGGCAGTAGGTCATCGAGGGTGCTGCGCCACATGCGGGTGCGGTCCTCGGCATTCGGCGGCTCGATATCGAAGGTCAGCGGCTGCCGGGTCACCCATTCCGGATCCCAAACCGCCGTGCCGACCAGTACGACGCAGGTCGACGCCTCGGCGATCTGCCGGATGGTTTCGGGTCGTTCGGTGAAAACATCGATACCGGCCGCGATCAGCACCGCGCCGGTCAGTCGCGCCTCCAGCACCGCGGCGGACAACAGATCCGAATGTTCGGCGACCCGGCGCAGGTCGATGATCAGTACGGCGCGGTCGTGGTGTCGCGTGGCTGCGACGGCGGCGGCGACGCCACCCCCGCCGGGGCGTTCCCGCAAATAGAGCAGCGGCGCGCGGGTGCGCAGTGCCGCGACCAGTCGGGGATCCGCGGTGTCGGGGCACGGCGGTTCTGGCGAGATAGCTCGGCGCAGTTCGGGTTCAGGTGTGTTATCGCCCAGGAGGTATCCGACAACGCGGTCCGGTACGCGTAGCGTCCGTGATAGCAGTGGGCGGTCCGCGTCATCGACCGCGATCAGACCCCCACGCACCAACGCAGCGGTCGCGGCGAATCTGGCGCGACCCTCGGCCGCTGCGGCGGGCACACCGCACAGCGAAAGGGCAAGGCCCACAGTCGCTCTGCGACGGGTCACGTCGTCGTTGAGATAGCCGTACAACCATTCGAATCTGGCATCCACATCCGGTATCAGTGCGACGAGCAGGATTTCGACATCGAGGGCATCGAGTCCGAACGCGTCGACCACCCGCGCGAGCCGCACCTCCTTGCCATCGGCCTGCGCCGCAGCGGCCGCGGTATCGGCATCGATGACGCCGTGTGACTCTGGTTGATCCGGTCCGACCGGCTCGTGTTGGGTCCGCAGCAACCGGTCGACCGCGTCATCGGAGAGATACAGACCGCGAAACGGGTCGTCCGGCTGCGGGTCGCCGACGCGACGCTGCGCGACTGCCCGACGCACTCTCGCCTCGACAATTCCCAAGCGGGCCAACAGATATCGCAGACTCGACGCGCTCACCGCGACACCGCCTTACGTGGCGCGTCGACGGTCGCACCGTCGCGGTCCTGCATACCGACCGTGACACCGTCGGTCGCGGGCGGCGCGGCAGGCAGCCGTCGGCCTCCGTCCGCGGGTGCGGTGACAACGAGATCCAGCGACGGTTTCAACTCCCCGCCGAGTGCCGACCAGACGTCGGCGAAGGAGCGATCCTCCGGCGGTGGCAAGGCGATATTCAATGCCACCGGCAAGCCGATATCCGCCAGCGTCCCGTTCAGCGAGTCGGGCGGAATCTGGTCGTGGCGCAGGAAACACGACAGCAGCGCCGATAGCAGTCGATGCTCATCCTCGGGCCGCTGGGTCCACGCCGTGATCAAGTAGGAGAGTTTGAAATACCGGGGACCTTGGTGCCGATTCACCACCACGCCGCGGTCGTCGTACTCGTTGATCAGGCCGCGCTGGCGTCGCCGCAGATCCTCGCGGATGTCGTAGAGAAACATATTGACCGTCGGCGAATTGCGCCGCGCGGCCCAGTCTTTGGTCGGCGCGTCGAATACCACATCGACCTCGTTCCGATCGACCGCGTCGGCTCCGATCAGCGTCCGCAGTGCCTCGTCCACCTCGACGAACACCGTGTCACCAGCCTTAGATCAGGCCCTGGCGCAGCGCGTAGGCCACGGCATGGGACCGGTTGCGCAACTGCAGGCGGCTGGTGATGTCGTGCAGCGCATTCTTGATGGTGCGCTGCGAATAGCAGAGTTTGGCGGCGATCTCGGCCGTGTCATCGCCCTCGGCGACCAGGCGCAGGATCTCGGTCTCCCGCTGCGAAAGACCGGTCAGGCTGAGTCCGCGCGGATGCAGCACCTGGCGCTGTAACCGACCGACCTGATCGAGCAGCCGGCCGAGCAGATCGGGCGGCACCGTGCCTTCGCCGCGCGCCGCAGCACATGCCGCACGGGCCAGGCGTTCGGCCGATGCGTCCTGTCGGCGCACCAGTCCCGCGATCCCGGCCTCGACCGCCGCAGCCAATCCGTGTTCGTCGAAATCGGATGCGACGAGTACCGGGCGGCAGCTGCCGCGCTGCAGGCGCCGCAGCGTCTGCAGGGTGGACTCGTCGACGGTATCGGCGACGACCAGTGCGACAACGGCCCGCGTCGGATCGTCGGCGACCAGCACCTCCGTGCGTGATCGCAACTGGGCGATGAGACCGGCGCGCGAGATCGGGTCGCGCGCGTCGACATAGACCGCGGTTCTCTCCATCGGAGCACCTCTCGTGAGGACTGGGCTTCGAGTGCTCTCGATGCCTGGAACTCGAGCATCCGCGGACTTCTAACCGTGCACTCATCAAGAACTAAACGTGCAGGTCGTTGCCCGTTCGGGCACGGCATTCGAGGGCATCGGCGCAGGTAGGGGCCGATATTGTTCGCGGCGCTCACGACCGGGGCGGCCGCGTGGTGTCGGTTCGGGCAGGTGCGGTGCGGTTGGCGTGCGGCCACGCTGTTGTCCATTCCGCATTCGATCGCGTGGAGACATCTGGATGGGACCGATTCGTAATAACCGTGAACCGCATCGTCGGCTGGTGTCGGTGCTGCTCGTTGTGACGACCGCCGCCGTGGTCGTCGTGCTGGCGGTGAGCGGGCTGCTGTCCGGGAATCGAATCGGGTACGCCGGTGCCGCGCCGGTCACCACGTCACCCGATCCGGCTCCGGTCACGGTGGTAACCGGAACCACTGTGCCGCCGCCGGTGGCTTCGTCCGCTGCCGGGTCGACCACTCGGGTCGAGCCCACGACCACGACGACGACTACGACGGCGCCGTTGCGAACGACGGTTGCCGCCACCACGGTGACTTCGTCCGGAACCGCGACCAGCACTGGACAGACGACAACGACCACGACCTGCCCCAGCACGACCGGACCGACGGCCTCGACCACGACGACCGGTCGACCCTGCGAAACCAAAGTTTCGGCGTGCCCGACGGTCACGACAACGGCCACCACTTCCGCCGCCCCGTGCGTGGACGTCGAATCCGGTGTCTCCTCGACGATTTCAACCATCGTCACCACGACCACGTCGACCACGACGACCACAACCACCGACCGCCCGGTGGTGCTGACGACCACCGATCCGCAGATCCCGGCACCGCCGCGCAACCAGCCCGCGCCCGAACGCACGGTTCCCGACGATCTGTCCCAATCGTCGCCATGCGCGGTGATCACCGGCCCGATGGCCAAGGGGCAGTACACGGTTTCGTCGCCATTCGGTCAGCGCGGCGGTGAATTCCACCGCGGCATCGATCTCGCCGCGCGGGAGGGCACCCCGATCTATGCGGCACTGGACGGGAAAGTCTCGGCGGCCGGACCGGCGACCGGATTCGGGAACTGGATCGTCATCGACTCGACGACATCCAGCGGTCAGGTCTCGACCGTCTACGGGCATATGTACGACAACGGTCTACACGTCAGAACAGGTGACATCGTGAAGGCGGGGCAGCATATCGCCGATGTCGGCAGCAATGGCCAATCCTCCGGTGCCCATTTGCATTTCGAGCTGTGGCAGGGCCTGCGGCTGGGCAGCGGTAAAGCCGTCGATCCCGCGCCGATGCTCGAGCAGGCCGCGCCCGCGGCGTCGCAGTCGGCGTTGAAGATCGCACATGCGATCGCCGACTGTGCCGTGCGCCCCGGGACCGGCCTAGCTCCGGGCAAGGTGCCG
Protein-coding sequences here:
- a CDS encoding ATP-binding protein, whose translation is MSASSLRYLLARLGIVEARVRRAVAQRRVGDPQPDDPFRGLYLSDDAVDRLLRTQHEPVGPDQPESHGVIDADTAAAAAQADGKEVRLARVVDAFGLDALDVEILLVALIPDVDARFEWLYGYLNDDVTRRRATVGLALSLCGVPAAAAEGRARFAATAALVRGGLIAVDDADRPLLSRTLRVPDRVVGYLLGDNTPEPELRRAISPEPPCPDTADPRLVAALRTRAPLLYLRERPGGGGVAAAVAATRHHDRAVLIIDLRRVAEHSDLLSAAVLEARLTGAVLIAAGIDVFTERPETIRQIAEASTCVVLVGTAVWDPEWVTRQPLTFDIEPPNAEDRTRMWRSTLDDLLPDELDPAGATMQFVLTPEQVARAAAAAAAYAELSGRPVSAADLRRGARAQNGAGLEHLARRIEPGVGWSDLVLPAPVLDQLREVALRARQRALVLDEWRMRPGGGRGRGVTALFAGDSGTGKTMSAEVIAADLGLDLYTVNLATVVDKYIGETEKNLERIFVAAAGVNAVLLFDEADALFGRRTEVRDSHDRYANIESAYLLQRLESFDGLAILATNLRANLDDAFTRRLDVVVNYTLPDESARRSLWERCIGTRIPRAADLDLDFCARGFELSGGNIRSAVVTAAYSAAEAGRELRTADLVTGVHREYRKLGRLTLATEFGEYHEALR
- a CDS encoding DUF4255 domain-containing protein, yielding MFVEVDEALRTLIGADAVDRNEVDVVFDAPTKDWAARRNSPTVNMFLYDIREDLRRRQRGLINEYDDRGVVVNRHQGPRYFKLSYLITAWTQRPEDEHRLLSALLSCFLRHDQIPPDSLNGTLADIGLPVALNIALPPPEDRSFADVWSALGGELKPSLDLVVTAPADGGRRLPAAPPATDGVTVGMQDRDGATVDAPRKAVSR
- a CDS encoding helix-turn-helix transcriptional regulator, with product MERTAVYVDARDPISRAGLIAQLRSRTEVLVADDPTRAVVALVVADTVDESTLQTLRRLQRGSCRPVLVASDFDEHGLAAAVEAGIAGLVRRQDASAERLARAACAAARGEGTVPPDLLGRLLDQVGRLQRQVLHPRGLSLTGLSQRETEILRLVAEGDDTAEIAAKLCYSQRTIKNALHDITSRLQLRNRSHAVAYALRQGLI